A genomic segment from Segniliparus rotundus DSM 44985 encodes:
- a CDS encoding arabinosyltransferase domain-containing protein, translating to MTNSWSGRVPHGWQPPAWLPTWRLVAVVAGLIAFVCAVLSPILPLNQKTVTIDWPQNGTLGSVTAPLDSFVAESMRAEVPCSLAKSLPEEGGNLLSTAPARGKDNRVNALFITADKDFITAAVRAQPLKVVPRAEQDNPNCRIEVHADSQRTVVQVLGTDDPHPAHEVPDPLLRPQVVGVFTDLDLAKAGGRLPEHYGAHIVVDTRFNTVATPARFWTAILGFAATALALVALARFDGLDRRRHRRFLPPGWWKVGLVDVVAVGVLALWLVIGSNTSDDGYQLTWEVVAPDAGYMVSYHRWFGVAENPVTWYYQVCSWLAQISTAAPVLRLPQLLVALACWFTISKEVIPRLGRLARRTPAAPWAAAGVFLALWLAYANGLRPEPVVALGALLTWCSIERTIATGRLLPTAAAAIIASFCLGAAPGGLIAAAALLVGVRQSLRRFSSRAKLVSGSSKASVLGWLAVLAPILASGTLVVPVVFWNQGLAGIVEGNFHVKTTIGPNRAWYEELLRYYYLFLPTADGSLARRFGVLIAFLCLVTTALILLRHKHLAGLSRGPAVRLVGIFIGTIFCMTFTPTKWTHHFGIYAGIAGAIAAFTAAAIGPKVIARRQARTYFAAAALFMLAIALTGWNMWWYVSSWGVPWWNLPPVVHGYKLADIVLVLAVAVAAFAFWQQLFGRADERSPRPANQRPGGAKTLWVWSLPAVSFAMVAFILLSFLKGAWTQRNSFSWAKSNIHYLTTGDGCALANDVLVEEDPNQGVLAPLGGEDPASALKGKEPSAFAADKLWRKLSTTYTDYTDINADQPEPTAQPVQQGQKLLPFGLDPQRVPVLGSYGNTQPSSVTTSWYELPAPSAQRPIIAVAAAGQMSALGTGGVSVGSPTGQVVLEYGRIGADGAVEALGQSKLYDIGALNPFGNGPGFAWRNLRLPRAALPAEANVVRLQVADQSAAADQWVAFTPPRAPVLRTLNEVVGEAPSLIDWQVFFEFPCQHPIRVRNGMFEIPKWRITPDRNGNAMNSERWASGRYGGPLGVTQRLLSPTTVPTYLKGRPDLDWGSLQRYTPYAPEAVPAQLEISVAEHSGLYTPGPMYTMYGKDEDD from the coding sequence ATGACAAACTCGTGGTCCGGACGCGTCCCGCACGGCTGGCAGCCCCCTGCCTGGCTGCCGACGTGGCGGCTCGTCGCCGTTGTCGCGGGGCTGATCGCCTTCGTCTGCGCGGTCCTCTCGCCGATCCTCCCGCTGAACCAGAAAACCGTCACCATCGACTGGCCGCAAAACGGCACGTTGGGCAGCGTCACCGCGCCATTGGACTCCTTCGTCGCCGAGTCGATGCGCGCCGAAGTCCCCTGTTCGCTCGCGAAGTCCCTGCCCGAGGAGGGCGGCAACCTCTTGTCCACGGCGCCCGCGCGCGGCAAGGACAACCGGGTCAACGCCTTGTTCATCACCGCGGACAAAGACTTCATCACCGCCGCGGTGCGCGCCCAGCCGCTCAAGGTTGTGCCGCGCGCCGAACAGGACAACCCGAACTGCCGCATCGAGGTCCACGCCGATTCCCAGCGCACAGTCGTGCAGGTTCTGGGCACCGACGACCCGCATCCGGCGCACGAAGTGCCCGACCCCCTGCTGCGCCCGCAAGTCGTCGGCGTGTTCACCGATCTCGACCTTGCCAAGGCGGGCGGGCGGCTGCCGGAGCACTACGGCGCGCACATCGTGGTGGACACCCGGTTCAACACGGTCGCCACCCCCGCGCGGTTCTGGACCGCGATCCTCGGCTTCGCCGCCACTGCGCTCGCCCTCGTCGCGCTCGCCCGCTTCGACGGGCTCGACCGGCGCCGACACCGGCGGTTCCTGCCGCCGGGGTGGTGGAAGGTCGGCCTCGTCGACGTCGTGGCCGTCGGCGTGCTGGCGCTCTGGCTCGTGATCGGGTCGAACACTTCTGACGACGGCTACCAGCTGACGTGGGAGGTCGTGGCCCCCGACGCCGGGTACATGGTGAGCTACCACCGCTGGTTCGGGGTGGCGGAGAATCCGGTGACCTGGTATTACCAGGTCTGTTCCTGGCTGGCGCAGATTTCTACGGCTGCGCCGGTCTTGCGCCTCCCGCAGCTGCTCGTCGCGCTCGCCTGCTGGTTCACGATCAGCAAAGAGGTGATCCCCCGCCTCGGCAGGCTCGCCCGGCGCACCCCCGCCGCGCCGTGGGCCGCCGCGGGCGTCTTCCTGGCGCTGTGGCTCGCGTACGCGAACGGGCTGCGCCCAGAGCCTGTCGTCGCACTGGGCGCGCTGCTCACCTGGTGCTCCATCGAGCGGACCATCGCGACCGGTCGCCTCCTGCCCACCGCGGCCGCGGCCATCATCGCCTCGTTCTGCCTCGGAGCCGCCCCCGGCGGGCTCATCGCCGCCGCCGCGCTCCTCGTGGGGGTTCGCCAAAGCCTGCGCCGCTTCTCGTCGAGGGCGAAACTTGTCAGTGGTTCGAGCAAGGCCAGCGTCCTGGGCTGGTTGGCGGTGCTCGCACCGATTTTGGCCTCGGGGACGCTGGTGGTGCCCGTGGTGTTCTGGAATCAGGGCCTGGCCGGGATTGTCGAGGGCAACTTCCACGTCAAAACCACAATCGGCCCCAACCGCGCCTGGTACGAAGAGCTGCTGCGCTACTACTACTTGTTCCTGCCGACCGCGGACGGCTCGCTCGCCCGGCGCTTCGGCGTGCTGATCGCGTTCCTGTGCCTGGTCACCACGGCGTTGATCCTGCTGCGGCACAAGCACCTCGCCGGTCTTTCCCGAGGGCCTGCGGTGCGGTTGGTCGGGATCTTCATCGGGACGATCTTCTGCATGACCTTCACCCCGACGAAATGGACCCACCATTTCGGGATCTACGCGGGCATCGCCGGAGCCATCGCGGCGTTCACCGCCGCCGCCATCGGGCCCAAGGTCATCGCCCGCCGACAGGCCCGGACGTATTTCGCGGCGGCTGCCCTTTTCATGCTCGCCATCGCGCTGACCGGATGGAACATGTGGTGGTACGTCTCGTCCTGGGGCGTGCCGTGGTGGAACCTCCCGCCCGTGGTCCACGGCTACAAACTCGCCGACATCGTGCTCGTGCTCGCTGTCGCGGTCGCAGCGTTCGCGTTCTGGCAGCAACTTTTCGGCCGCGCCGACGAGCGGAGCCCACGCCCCGCGAACCAGAGGCCGGGCGGCGCGAAAACCCTGTGGGTCTGGAGCCTGCCCGCGGTCTCGTTCGCGATGGTGGCGTTCATCCTGCTGTCTTTCCTCAAAGGCGCGTGGACCCAGCGGAACAGCTTCTCGTGGGCGAAGTCGAACATCCACTACCTGACGACCGGCGACGGCTGCGCGCTCGCGAACGACGTGCTGGTGGAAGAAGACCCGAACCAGGGCGTGCTCGCCCCTCTGGGCGGGGAGGACCCGGCCTCGGCCCTCAAAGGGAAGGAGCCCAGCGCATTCGCGGCGGACAAGCTCTGGCGCAAGCTTTCCACCACCTACACGGACTACACCGACATCAACGCGGACCAGCCCGAACCGACGGCCCAGCCTGTCCAGCAAGGCCAAAAGCTTTTGCCCTTCGGCCTTGACCCGCAACGCGTCCCCGTCCTCGGCAGCTACGGGAACACGCAGCCGTCGAGCGTCACGACCAGTTGGTACGAGCTTCCCGCGCCTTCGGCGCAGAGGCCGATCATCGCGGTCGCCGCCGCCGGGCAGATGTCGGCGTTGGGCACGGGCGGCGTTTCGGTCGGGTCTCCCACCGGGCAGGTGGTGCTCGAATACGGCCGTATTGGCGCAGACGGGGCTGTCGAGGCGCTCGGGCAGAGCAAGCTCTACGACATCGGCGCGCTCAACCCCTTCGGCAACGGCCCTGGTTTCGCGTGGCGCAATCTGCGCCTGCCCCGCGCGGCGCTGCCCGCCGAAGCCAACGTGGTGCGACTGCAGGTGGCCGACCAGTCCGCCGCCGCGGACCAGTGGGTCGCGTTCACCCCGCCCCGGGCCCCCGTGCTGCGCACCTTGAACGAGGTCGTGGGCGAGGCCCCGTCGCTCATCGACTGGCAGGTGTTCTTCGAATTCCCCTGCCAGCACCCGATCCGAGTGCGCAACGGCATGTTCGAGATCCCGAAATGGCGCATCACCCCAGATCGCAACGGCAACGCGATGAACAGCGAGCGCTGGGCCTCGGGCCGTTACGGCGGACCGCTCGGGGTCACCCAGCGCCTCCTCTCCCCCACCACGGTGCCCACGTACCTCAAAGGGCGCCCGGACCTCGATTGGGGCTCGTTGCAGCGCTACACCCCGTACGCGCCCGAAGCCGTGCCCGCGCAGCTTGAGATCTCCGTCGCCGAGCACAGCGGTCTGTACACCCCCGGCCCCATGTACACGATGTACGGGAAAGACGAAGACGATTAA
- a CDS encoding YhjD/YihY/BrkB family envelope integrity protein, translating to MTESAAATGAAHEEAQDKKEGVLDRLQSWFAGLQEKWPPLAHLVRAVERYQDRKADFFAAGVTYYSVLSLFPLIMIGFAILGQVLIQNPEMLDHIKDRITSTAQGGLAKQLNQLIDAAIASRGTVGTVGLGLGLWSGLGWIAAIRESLTQLWQQEEDDKNWFATKFSDLFALLSFGLALVVVFGLITLSKSSWLSKAIGRVGLGDWSGAQSVVTIASTVLATLAAWVLFSFVISRLPRKAVALRDAFEAGLIGAVLFEIFLELAWLLLKGVTNGPAGKTFGPILGFMVFLFFTARILLFSTAWAATERGAEARSAQLEEASRARAGAATGWLAGTFGLADEDQGEESEGGESEGGGPGKDAHTGR from the coding sequence TTGACGGAAAGCGCGGCCGCGACCGGCGCGGCGCACGAAGAGGCGCAGGACAAGAAAGAGGGCGTTCTCGACCGATTGCAGAGCTGGTTCGCTGGGCTGCAAGAAAAATGGCCGCCGCTGGCCCACCTTGTGCGCGCGGTCGAGCGCTATCAGGACCGCAAGGCGGATTTCTTCGCCGCCGGGGTGACGTACTACAGCGTGCTCTCACTGTTCCCGCTCATCATGATCGGCTTCGCGATCCTCGGCCAGGTGCTCATCCAGAACCCCGAGATGCTCGACCACATCAAAGACCGCATCACCTCCACGGCGCAGGGCGGCCTCGCCAAACAGCTCAACCAGCTCATCGACGCCGCGATCGCCTCGCGGGGCACGGTCGGGACGGTGGGTCTGGGGCTTGGCCTGTGGTCTGGTTTGGGTTGGATCGCGGCGATTCGCGAGTCGCTCACCCAGCTGTGGCAGCAGGAAGAGGACGATAAAAACTGGTTCGCGACCAAATTCAGCGATCTGTTCGCTCTGTTGAGCTTCGGATTGGCGCTTGTCGTCGTCTTCGGCCTCATCACCTTGTCCAAGAGCTCGTGGTTGAGCAAGGCTATCGGCAGGGTCGGCCTCGGCGATTGGTCCGGGGCGCAGAGCGTCGTCACTATCGCCTCCACCGTGCTCGCGACGCTTGCCGCATGGGTGTTGTTCTCCTTTGTGATCTCGCGGCTGCCGCGCAAGGCCGTGGCGTTGCGGGACGCGTTCGAGGCCGGGCTGATCGGCGCGGTCCTGTTCGAGATTTTCTTGGAGCTGGCCTGGTTGCTGCTCAAGGGCGTGACGAACGGCCCGGCTGGCAAGACCTTCGGGCCGATCCTCGGCTTCATGGTGTTCCTCTTCTTCACCGCGCGGATTCTTCTTTTCTCGACGGCGTGGGCTGCGACGGAGCGAGGCGCTGAGGCCCGCTCCGCGCAACTGGAGGAGGCTTCGAGGGCGCGCGCCGGGGCCGCCACCGGGTGGCTGGCGGGCACGTTCGGGCTGGCGGACGAGGATCAGGGCGAGGAGTCTGAGGGCGGCGAGTCAGAAGGCGGCGGGCCGGGGAAGGACGCGCACACCGGACGCTAA
- a CDS encoding arabinosyltransferase C-terminal domain-containing protein, whose protein sequence is MRSNERPKPTIGHRPGSAGRGPLVIPALALLSILCSLLVPFLPVSQKTASLDWGGHSWKTGASNDVTAPLVALMPLDLRASIPCSAVAQLPPSGGVLLSTSPKDWAGSVGRGLFVQAFPDQVQVTSHGQLLASVPRAAGAAPRCQKIDVWATPVNVGVAFDGLAPQDGPAQNVVSPHFRPEFSGVFTDLKGPLYTPPSLNATVDTRFDVTATALKTAAILLSAGALVAALLLRWGPPRPRLRLPKATALDAVVAGVLLVWNWLGAYSADDGYLIVMGRAARGSGYMANYYRYFGAAEAPFDWYDRILALAVSVTDRGVWLRLISVAAGLGVWWLLSRIVLPRLGRAVARHALALPAAAAALLAFWLPFCSGLRPEALIVLGATSTWCLAEAAITSRGRVVALAALAVLVAAFTQALAPQGVAATAALLAATPAVLRKLRPFKLADLVVLLASGLAVLSVVFAQQTFAGVLEAVRLRYAVDTTNSWAQEFLRWNSLLNYSPEGSIARRWPLLAMLLCLGVVVFALSLRRIAGVRQGSAWRIVSATFLTMLLLSFVPYKWPEHFGVFAGFGAALAASATALAAHYAKRSSFVSALVASAAFFLAALTAAGKNGWFWVQSFSIPSFFARPVLGTHAVSSLLLLGFLLFGAIAGFLYLRRDYAPAPKPGQTETRWRKARHRLAQGPILWISLGLVAIEFVDFAAAAYSRYPAYSLALGNVRAAAGGCGLADAVLAEADPNAGFLRPADGMDPKSALGAVQSVGFTATGLPEEAAALGDGTPPGIAHVNHSGSEPVPVDGQEAGTSAGYSQSTHTLSLPFGLAQDTPVLGSYGYNTGEARLVSGWYELGPISKDTPLIVMSAAGHIASAYLDGTGIYGQDVAFEFGARRDGGVAATGSVPAIDPGDPQTSYPWRNLRLPTSAVPTGSTLVRVVVNDHDLQQDQWVAVTPPRLPHLVTLQQLIGSTDPVFLDFAVAEQFPCQRPFGAQDGVAQLPKWRILPDHRLAGTASLSWLGDPGGGLLGIVEPLLDPTTVPTYLTGDWRRDWGSAQRYALIPKNAVPSAITTGEKTRPGWWRPGPSQALEPA, encoded by the coding sequence GTGCGATCTAACGAGAGGCCGAAGCCGACCATCGGCCACAGGCCCGGCTCTGCGGGTCGCGGACCGCTCGTGATCCCGGCATTGGCGCTGCTGAGCATTCTGTGCTCGCTGCTCGTGCCTTTTCTGCCGGTCTCGCAGAAGACCGCCTCGCTCGACTGGGGCGGTCACAGCTGGAAAACCGGCGCCAGCAACGACGTCACGGCGCCCCTGGTCGCGCTCATGCCGTTGGACCTGCGCGCCTCGATCCCCTGTTCTGCCGTGGCGCAGCTGCCGCCGAGCGGCGGCGTGCTGCTGTCGACCAGCCCGAAAGACTGGGCGGGTTCGGTGGGGCGGGGCTTGTTCGTGCAAGCATTCCCCGACCAAGTGCAGGTGACCTCCCACGGGCAGCTGTTGGCTTCGGTCCCGCGCGCGGCGGGCGCGGCGCCGCGCTGCCAAAAGATCGACGTCTGGGCGACTCCCGTGAATGTAGGCGTCGCGTTCGACGGGCTCGCGCCCCAGGACGGTCCGGCGCAGAACGTCGTCTCACCGCATTTCCGGCCCGAGTTCAGCGGTGTGTTCACCGACCTGAAAGGCCCCCTGTACACGCCGCCGTCGCTGAACGCCACGGTGGACACGAGGTTCGACGTGACGGCGACGGCGCTCAAAACCGCGGCGATCCTGTTGTCGGCGGGGGCGCTCGTCGCGGCGCTGCTGCTCCGTTGGGGACCGCCGCGGCCGCGGCTGCGCCTGCCGAAAGCCACCGCGCTCGACGCGGTCGTCGCGGGCGTGCTGCTGGTGTGGAACTGGCTCGGCGCGTACAGCGCGGACGACGGCTACCTCATCGTCATGGGCCGCGCGGCGCGCGGCTCGGGGTACATGGCGAACTACTACCGCTATTTCGGCGCGGCCGAGGCCCCGTTCGACTGGTACGACCGGATTCTCGCGCTCGCTGTCTCGGTGACCGACCGCGGGGTGTGGCTGCGCCTCATTTCGGTCGCCGCCGGGCTCGGCGTGTGGTGGCTGCTCTCGCGGATCGTGCTGCCGAGGCTGGGGCGCGCTGTTGCCCGCCACGCGTTGGCGCTTCCCGCCGCAGCGGCGGCGTTGCTCGCGTTCTGGCTGCCGTTTTGCTCGGGCCTGCGCCCGGAGGCGCTCATCGTCTTGGGCGCGACAAGCACCTGGTGCCTGGCCGAGGCGGCCATCACGAGCCGGGGCCGTGTTGTTGCGCTCGCGGCGCTGGCGGTGCTGGTCGCCGCGTTCACACAGGCCCTCGCGCCGCAAGGGGTCGCGGCGACGGCGGCGCTGCTCGCCGCGACACCTGCCGTCCTGCGCAAACTGCGCCCGTTCAAACTCGCCGACCTGGTTGTGCTGCTGGCCTCCGGGCTGGCAGTGCTGTCGGTGGTCTTCGCCCAGCAGACCTTCGCCGGGGTCCTCGAAGCGGTCCGCCTGCGCTACGCCGTGGACACGACCAACAGTTGGGCGCAGGAGTTCCTGCGCTGGAACTCGCTGCTCAACTACAGCCCGGAAGGGTCCATCGCGAGGCGTTGGCCGCTGCTCGCCATGCTGCTGTGCCTCGGCGTGGTCGTGTTCGCGCTCTCGCTGCGCCGGATCGCCGGTGTCCGTCAGGGCTCCGCGTGGCGGATCGTCTCCGCGACGTTCCTCACCATGCTGCTGCTGAGCTTCGTGCCGTACAAATGGCCCGAGCACTTCGGGGTGTTCGCCGGGTTCGGGGCCGCGCTTGCCGCGTCGGCGACCGCGCTCGCGGCGCACTACGCCAAACGCAGCTCTTTCGTTTCCGCTTTAGTCGCCTCTGCCGCGTTCTTCTTGGCGGCGCTCACGGCGGCAGGGAAGAACGGCTGGTTCTGGGTCCAATCCTTCAGCATCCCCTCCTTCTTCGCGCGCCCCGTCCTGGGCACGCACGCGGTGAGCTCGCTGCTGCTGCTCGGCTTCCTCCTGTTCGGAGCCATCGCCGGATTCCTCTACCTGCGCAGGGACTACGCGCCAGCGCCCAAGCCCGGCCAAACCGAAACCAGGTGGCGCAAGGCTCGGCATCGTCTCGCGCAGGGCCCGATCCTGTGGATCAGCCTGGGCCTGGTCGCAATCGAATTCGTGGACTTCGCCGCAGCGGCCTACAGCCGGTACCCCGCGTACAGCCTGGCCCTTGGCAATGTCCGCGCCGCGGCCGGCGGGTGCGGCCTCGCCGACGCGGTGCTCGCGGAGGCCGACCCGAACGCGGGGTTCTTGCGGCCCGCGGACGGCATGGACCCCAAGAGCGCGCTCGGCGCCGTCCAGTCCGTCGGCTTCACCGCGACCGGGCTGCCCGAGGAGGCGGCCGCGCTCGGCGACGGCACGCCGCCAGGCATCGCGCACGTCAACCACTCCGGTTCCGAACCGGTGCCCGTGGACGGCCAAGAGGCGGGCACAAGCGCAGGCTACAGCCAGAGCACCCACACCCTTTCGCTGCCCTTCGGCCTCGCGCAGGACACGCCCGTGCTCGGCAGCTACGGCTACAACACCGGCGAAGCCCGCCTCGTGAGCGGCTGGTACGAACTCGGCCCGATCAGCAAAGACACCCCGCTGATCGTGATGAGCGCCGCCGGGCACATCGCGTCGGCCTATCTCGACGGGACGGGGATCTACGGCCAAGACGTCGCGTTCGAATTCGGCGCGCGGCGCGACGGGGGCGTCGCGGCGACCGGGTCCGTGCCCGCGATCGACCCCGGCGACCCGCAGACGAGCTACCCGTGGCGGAATCTGCGCCTGCCGACCTCGGCCGTCCCGACCGGCTCCACGCTCGTGCGCGTCGTCGTCAACGACCACGACCTGCAGCAGGACCAATGGGTCGCGGTGACCCCGCCCCGGCTGCCGCACCTCGTCACACTGCAACAGCTCATCGGCTCCACAGACCCCGTGTTCCTCGACTTCGCCGTCGCCGAGCAGTTCCCCTGCCAGCGCCCCTTCGGCGCGCAGGACGGCGTCGCCCAATTGCCGAAATGGCGCATCCTGCCGGATCACCGGCTCGCCGGAACGGCTTCGCTGAGCTGGCTCGGCGATCCGGGCGGCGGACTGCTCGGCATCGTCGAGCCGCTGCTCGACCCGACCACAGTGCCCACGTACCTCACGGGCGACTGGCGACGGGATTGGGGTTCGGCGCAAAGGTACGCGCTGATCCCGAAGAACGCCGTGCCCTCGGCCATCACGACCGGCGAGAAAACTCGCCCAGGCTGGTGGCGGCCAGGGCCAAGCCAAGCACTGGAGCCCGCCTGA
- a CDS encoding exodeoxyribonuclease III: protein MATVNVNGVRAAVKARSAANTGLLGWLSAAPADYVCLQEVRATEPETRAALAPALADGWTLVQAPAAQKGRSGVAILSRREPDAVRIGHGDPQFAESGRYIEADFGKLTLASLYLPSGEAQTERQVEKDQFLTTFGEYLKPLAHAKRDVLICGDWNIAHTELDIKNWKGNLKASGFLPHERAWIGEVFADGSGWTDVQRAFHPGEAGPYSWWSYRGQAFDNDAGWRIDYHVANKPLAARAVKAVTQRAEHYELRWSDHAPIVVEYAA from the coding sequence GTGGCCACTGTGAACGTGAACGGCGTCCGCGCGGCTGTCAAAGCGCGCTCTGCGGCCAACACGGGGCTGTTGGGCTGGCTGAGCGCCGCCCCGGCGGACTACGTTTGCTTGCAGGAGGTGCGGGCCACTGAGCCGGAGACCCGCGCGGCGCTCGCGCCTGCTCTCGCGGACGGTTGGACGCTTGTGCAGGCTCCGGCCGCCCAGAAAGGACGCAGCGGCGTCGCGATTCTTTCTCGGCGCGAGCCCGACGCGGTGCGGATCGGCCACGGCGATCCGCAATTCGCGGAATCCGGCCGCTACATCGAGGCCGATTTCGGGAAGCTCACCCTCGCGAGCCTGTACCTGCCCTCGGGCGAGGCGCAGACCGAGCGCCAAGTCGAGAAGGACCAATTCCTCACAACCTTCGGCGAATACCTCAAGCCGCTTGCCCACGCGAAGCGCGACGTGCTGATCTGCGGGGACTGGAACATCGCGCACACCGAGCTGGACATCAAGAACTGGAAGGGGAACCTGAAAGCCTCTGGTTTCCTCCCGCATGAGCGGGCCTGGATCGGGGAGGTTTTCGCCGATGGCTCAGGATGGACAGACGTGCAGCGCGCGTTCCATCCGGGGGAGGCGGGCCCGTATTCATGGTGGTCGTACCGGGGGCAAGCCTTCGACAACGACGCTGGGTGGCGCATCGACTACCACGTCGCGAACAAGCCGCTCGCCGCCCGGGCGGTCAAGGCCGTCACCCAGCGGGCGGAGCATTACGAGCTGCGCTGGTCCGACCACGCCCCGATCGTCGTGGAGTACGCGGCATGA
- a CDS encoding aldo/keto reductase has protein sequence MKLIKEHQPAPKVELHDGASIPQVGLGVAKMSDADTSEVVKDALQMGYRHIDTAAKYGNERGVGQGIAQSGVAREDIFVTTKLWFEDFDDVTASFARSLDQLQTDYVDLFLIHWPVPQLGKYVDAWKDMVQIRESGAARSIGVSNFEAEHLENVIAASGVVPAVNQVELHPYFQQAALKQANARHGVTTQAWSPLAQGIGLLDNPELSDIAQKHGKSIAQVILRWHVQLGHVVIPKTSSSRRLAENFDIFDFSLDTNDLVAFESLDDPEGGRLGCHPNEGYSAHVSPRSKQRVAEIESQEKKSNKRAA, from the coding sequence ATGAAACTCATCAAGGAACACCAGCCCGCTCCCAAGGTCGAGCTTCACGATGGCGCGTCCATCCCGCAGGTCGGACTCGGCGTCGCCAAGATGTCGGACGCGGACACCAGCGAAGTCGTGAAAGACGCCCTCCAGATGGGATACCGGCACATTGACACCGCGGCCAAATACGGCAACGAGCGCGGTGTCGGCCAGGGAATCGCCCAGTCCGGCGTCGCCCGTGAAGACATTTTTGTGACCACCAAGCTCTGGTTCGAGGATTTCGACGACGTCACCGCGAGCTTCGCGCGCAGCCTCGACCAACTGCAAACCGACTATGTCGACCTGTTCCTGATCCACTGGCCGGTGCCGCAACTCGGGAAGTACGTCGACGCGTGGAAAGACATGGTGCAAATCCGGGAGTCCGGGGCCGCCCGCTCCATCGGCGTCTCGAACTTCGAGGCGGAGCACCTGGAGAACGTCATCGCAGCCAGCGGCGTCGTCCCGGCGGTGAACCAAGTCGAGCTGCACCCCTATTTCCAGCAGGCGGCGCTCAAACAGGCCAACGCGCGGCACGGCGTCACCACCCAGGCGTGGAGCCCGCTGGCCCAAGGCATCGGCCTGCTCGACAACCCAGAACTGTCCGATATAGCGCAGAAGCACGGCAAGAGCATCGCGCAGGTCATCCTGCGCTGGCATGTGCAGCTCGGCCATGTCGTCATCCCGAAAACGAGCTCATCGCGCCGCCTCGCCGAGAACTTCGACATCTTCGACTTCTCGCTCGACACGAACGACCTCGTTGCTTTCGAGTCGCTGGACGACCCCGAAGGCGGGCGCCTCGGCTGCCACCCCAACGAAGGCTACTCGGCCCATGTCTCGCCCCGGAGCAAACAGCGCGTGGCGGAGATCGAGAGCCAAGAGAAAAAGAGCAACAAGAGAGCGGCCTGA
- the trpS gene encoding tryptophan--tRNA ligase yields MTRPRLISGIQATGSSIHLGNYLGAIKQWVQLQQDYEALYFIPDQHSITTPIDPAQLRENTLRYVAQLLALGLDPEQCTIFVQSHVPANAQLAWVLSCLTGFGEASRMTQFKDKSDKQGEQTSVGLFTYPCLMAADILAYQAELVPVGEDQSQHLELTRNLAERFNHRFGETFVVPKARLVKAGARVYDLREPTKKMSKSASSESGIVQLMDEPKVSAKKFRSAVTDNDGEVRFDPAQKPGLSNLLAIFAALTGATAEEVARKYQGGGYGALKTDLADAFVEFAAPVRERTLGWLDNRAALHRIVAEGGERAREIAGATLARVYDAVGFLPDHGRSERS; encoded by the coding sequence ATGACGCGGCCGCGTCTGATTTCCGGCATCCAGGCCACCGGCTCCTCCATCCACCTGGGCAACTATCTCGGAGCCATCAAACAATGGGTGCAGCTGCAACAGGACTACGAGGCGCTGTACTTCATCCCGGACCAGCACAGCATCACCACGCCGATCGATCCCGCGCAACTGCGGGAGAACACGCTCCGCTATGTCGCGCAATTGCTGGCGTTGGGCCTGGACCCCGAGCAATGCACGATCTTCGTGCAGAGCCACGTCCCGGCGAACGCCCAGCTCGCCTGGGTGCTCAGCTGCCTCACCGGATTCGGCGAGGCGAGCCGGATGACGCAGTTCAAGGACAAATCGGACAAGCAAGGGGAGCAGACCTCGGTGGGCCTGTTCACCTACCCGTGCCTCATGGCCGCGGACATCCTCGCCTACCAAGCCGAACTGGTCCCGGTGGGCGAAGACCAGAGCCAGCACCTCGAACTGACCCGCAACCTCGCCGAGCGCTTCAACCACCGCTTCGGCGAGACGTTCGTCGTGCCCAAGGCCCGCCTGGTGAAGGCGGGGGCGCGAGTCTACGATCTGCGCGAGCCGACGAAGAAGATGAGCAAATCGGCTTCCTCGGAGTCCGGCATCGTGCAGCTCATGGACGAGCCGAAGGTTTCGGCGAAGAAGTTCCGCTCCGCTGTGACCGACAACGACGGCGAGGTTCGCTTCGACCCAGCCCAGAAGCCGGGCCTGTCGAACCTGCTCGCGATCTTCGCCGCGCTCACCGGCGCGACGGCGGAGGAAGTCGCCCGCAAATACCAGGGCGGGGGGTACGGCGCGCTCAAAACAGACCTCGCGGACGCGTTCGTGGAGTTCGCCGCGCCAGTTCGAGAGCGCACCCTCGGGTGGCTCGACAATCGGGCGGCATTGCACCGAATCGTCGCCGAAGGCGGCGAGCGCGCCAGGGAGATCGCTGGCGCGACGCTGGCCCGCGTCTATGACGCTGTGGGGTTTTTGCCCGATCACGGGCGTTCTGAAAGGAGCTGA